The Bacillus sp. SM2101 genome contains a region encoding:
- the tsaB gene encoding tRNA (adenosine(37)-N6)-threonylcarbamoyltransferase complex dimerization subunit type 1 TsaB encodes MTVLAIDSSNDVMGIALVDESKVIGEIITNVKKNHSIRVMPAIESLLKDCNISTKELSKIIVAKGPGSYTGVRIGVTIAKTLAWSLQIPLSGVSSLEVLAANGRFFPGYISPLFDARRGQIYTGLYSYKADELQQVKQDQNVLSSDWAKSLSSLDKPILLLGNDVELHKEVMISELKDKAVFAAESLNNPRPAELAWLGMYRENEDIHQFSPNYIRLAEAEAKWLEAQKKESGAANGNNNIV; translated from the coding sequence ATGACAGTATTAGCAATTGATTCTTCAAATGATGTGATGGGTATTGCTCTTGTAGATGAAAGTAAGGTTATTGGAGAAATAATTACAAATGTAAAAAAGAATCATTCGATTCGTGTCATGCCTGCTATTGAATCATTATTGAAGGACTGTAACATTTCAACAAAGGAACTATCGAAAATAATTGTTGCAAAAGGACCAGGCTCTTATACTGGTGTAAGAATCGGTGTTACAATTGCAAAAACATTGGCATGGTCATTACAAATTCCACTCTCAGGCGTATCAAGTCTCGAAGTACTCGCAGCAAATGGGCGTTTTTTTCCTGGATATATTTCACCACTATTCGATGCAAGGAGGGGACAAATTTATACGGGGTTGTATTCATATAAAGCTGATGAATTGCAGCAAGTAAAACAAGATCAAAATGTCCTCTCATCTGACTGGGCTAAATCATTATCATCACTCGATAAACCAATATTATTATTAGGTAATGACGTTGAGCTACATAAAGAAGTAATGATCAGTGAGCTTAAGGACAAAGCAGTGTTTGCAGCTGAGAGTTTAAACAATCCAAGACCAGCTGAATTAGCATGGCTAGGAATGTATAGGGAAAATGAGGATATACATCAGTTTTCACCGAATTATATTCGCCTTGCTGAGGCAGAAGCGAAGTGGTTAGAAGCACAGAAAAAAGAAAGTGGAGCTGCAAATGGAAACAACAACATTGTTTAG
- the rimI gene encoding ribosomal protein S18-alanine N-acetyltransferase encodes METTTLFRLMNVEDIDNVLKVEETSFATPWSKDIFLSEINNNKYAHYIVAEENGLVIGYCGAWLIIDEAHITNVALLPEYRGRKLGEAMLKQLVDFAKALGAKTMTLEVRVSNIIAQSLYRKLGFNDGGIRKNYYTDNQEDALIMWVNI; translated from the coding sequence ATGGAAACAACAACATTGTTTAGGTTAATGAATGTTGAGGATATTGATAATGTACTGAAGGTGGAGGAGACATCTTTTGCTACTCCTTGGAGTAAGGACATCTTTTTAAGTGAAATTAATAATAACAAATACGCCCATTATATCGTAGCGGAAGAAAACGGGCTAGTTATTGGATATTGTGGGGCATGGCTTATAATAGACGAAGCTCATATTACGAATGTAGCTTTGTTACCAGAATATCGTGGCAGGAAACTAGGTGAAGCTATGCTAAAACAACTGGTGGACTTTGCAAAAGCACTTGGGGCAAAGACGATGACATTAGAGGTACGGGTATCAAATATAATTGCCCAATCGCTTTATCGCAAATTAGGATTTAATGATGGGGGAATTAGGAAGAATTACTATACAGATAATCAAGAGGATGCATTAATAATGTGGGTGAATATATAA
- a CDS encoding carbamoyltransferase N-terminal domain-containing protein yields the protein KQRGEDLATKDIAASFQASVIDVLVTKTMLAVDKYNVQQVLLAGGVAANQGLRAALKEKFSSKDDIELIIPPLSLCTDNAAMIAAAGSVLYKQGKRSDMALNGNPGLDIEQ from the coding sequence GAAGCAACGTGGTGAGGATTTAGCAACAAAAGATATCGCAGCAAGCTTTCAAGCAAGCGTAATAGATGTATTAGTCACAAAAACGATGTTAGCTGTTGATAAGTATAATGTCCAACAAGTATTATTAGCTGGTGGTGTAGCTGCCAATCAAGGGCTAAGAGCTGCTCTTAAAGAAAAATTTTCCTCAAAGGATGATATAGAATTAATTATTCCTCCGCTATCTCTATGTACAGATAATGCAGCAATGATTGCAGCAGCAGGTAGTGTTTTATATAAACAAGGAAAGCGTTCGGACATGGCTTTAAATGGGAACCCTGGCCTTGATATTGAGCAATAG
- a CDS encoding ABC-F family ATP-binding cassette domain-containing protein, whose translation MIVLQVNQLTKYFGSDLILSNIKLEVQLKDRIAVVGRNGAGKSTLLKIIAGYMSHDSGSVMKPKDISIGYLAQHSGLDSDLSIWEEMLTVFEPLKKMEIELRELEEKMSNQSLMSNKADYDKLLKEYDHLQIQYKEQGGYQYEADVRAVLHGLQFSSFNYSTPISSLSGGQKTRLALGKLLLSKPNLLILDEPTNHLDIDTLTWLEQYLLGYPGAILIVSHDRYFLDKVVTQVYEISRTNSAKFIGNYSDYLKKKAENYEHDLKLYEKQQGEIAKLKDFVQRNLARASTTKRAQSRRKQLEKMTVLEKPAGDEKSASFHFDIERQSGNEVLKANDISVSYENNKPIIQHINFQIMKSDSVALVGPNGIGKSTLLKAAINKIQALQGEFSFGSNVKVGYYDQEQANLSSNKSVLNELWDEYPSKSEKDIRTVLGNFLFSGDDVLKPVSTLSGGQKARLALAKLMLQKANLLILDEPTNHLDLDSKEVLENALIDYPGTILFVSHDRYFINRLATKVYELAPNGITEYLGDYDYFISKKAEIEEIKLLNEQKVVNPSIKEDKTQTKLTYEQDKEMKKLQRQRKRKIEELEMEISKLEQKIDENETLLCDPTIFQDHEKVALINEENSQYQEQLEQLMTEWETLHD comes from the coding sequence ATGATAGTGTTACAAGTGAATCAGCTCACAAAATATTTTGGATCTGATCTTATTTTATCGAATATAAAGCTAGAAGTACAATTGAAAGATAGGATTGCTGTCGTTGGCCGTAACGGCGCTGGAAAATCAACTTTATTGAAAATAATAGCAGGTTATATGTCTCATGATAGCGGAAGCGTCATGAAACCGAAAGACATTTCTATTGGATATTTAGCACAGCATAGTGGCTTAGATTCAGACTTATCTATTTGGGAAGAAATGTTAACCGTGTTTGAACCGTTAAAAAAAATGGAGATAGAATTACGTGAACTGGAAGAGAAAATGTCCAATCAAAGCCTAATGTCAAACAAGGCAGATTACGACAAACTATTAAAAGAGTATGATCATTTGCAAATTCAATATAAAGAACAAGGCGGCTATCAATATGAAGCTGATGTACGAGCTGTTCTACATGGACTCCAGTTTTCAAGCTTCAATTATTCGACACCTATATCATCATTAAGTGGTGGTCAAAAAACGAGGCTTGCTTTAGGGAAGCTATTATTATCAAAGCCTAATTTATTAATACTAGATGAGCCGACTAACCACCTTGACATTGATACACTCACTTGGTTAGAGCAATATTTACTCGGCTATCCTGGAGCTATTCTCATTGTATCTCATGACCGTTATTTCCTTGATAAAGTCGTTACACAAGTATACGAAATTTCTCGAACTAATTCAGCAAAATTCATTGGTAATTATAGTGATTATTTAAAGAAGAAAGCAGAAAATTATGAACACGATTTAAAGCTTTATGAAAAGCAGCAAGGTGAAATTGCTAAGCTTAAGGATTTCGTTCAACGAAACTTAGCACGAGCTTCAACAACAAAGCGAGCACAGAGTAGAAGAAAACAACTAGAAAAAATGACAGTTCTAGAGAAGCCTGCTGGAGATGAAAAATCAGCTTCGTTCCACTTCGACATCGAACGTCAAAGTGGAAATGAAGTTTTGAAAGCCAATGATATTTCTGTTTCATATGAAAACAACAAGCCTATTATCCAACATATCAATTTTCAAATCATGAAAAGTGACAGTGTAGCTTTGGTAGGTCCAAATGGTATTGGGAAATCAACCTTACTCAAGGCAGCGATTAATAAGATACAAGCCCTACAAGGAGAATTTTCCTTTGGATCAAATGTTAAAGTTGGCTACTATGACCAAGAACAAGCAAATCTTAGTTCTAATAAAAGTGTTCTTAATGAGCTGTGGGATGAGTATCCATCAAAATCAGAGAAGGATATAAGGACAGTGTTAGGCAACTTTTTATTTTCAGGTGATGATGTGTTAAAGCCGGTATCAACACTTAGTGGCGGCCAAAAGGCACGACTTGCGTTAGCAAAGCTTATGTTACAAAAAGCTAATCTGTTAATTTTGGACGAGCCTACGAACCATTTAGACTTGGATAGTAAAGAAGTTCTTGAAAATGCATTGATTGACTATCCTGGTACAATTCTATTCGTCTCCCACGACCGCTATTTTATTAACCGACTAGCGACGAAAGTGTATGAGCTTGCTCCAAACGGTATTACTGAATATTTGGGAGACTATGATTATTTCATATCAAAGAAAGCAGAGATTGAAGAAATCAAGCTGTTAAATGAACAAAAAGTGGTCAATCCTTCAATCAAGGAAGATAAAACGCAGACGAAGCTGACTTATGAACAAGACAAGGAAATGAAGAAATTACAGCGTCAGAGAAAAAGAAAAATTGAAGAACTAGAAATGGAGATATCAAAACTCGAACAAAAAATAGATGAAAATGAAACTCTATTATGTGACCCAACTATCTTTCAAGATCACGAAAAAGTGGCCTTGATTAATGAAGAAAACTCACAGTACCAGGAGCAACTAGAACAATTAATGACCGAATGGGAAACACTCCATGATTAG
- the moaC gene encoding cyclic pyranopterin monophosphate synthase MoaC, with protein sequence MSSFTHFNDQGRAKMVDISEKGETFRTAIARSSISVNQEIYEQIIHSKIKKGDVLAVAQVAGIMAAKKTADIIPMCHPISLKGVDITFTWEEKKQLYKLIIIVEVKTKGSTGVEMEALTAASTCALTVYDMCKAVDKGMVIGPTYLLEKTGGKNGDFIREQ encoded by the coding sequence GTGTCTTCATTTACACATTTTAATGATCAAGGTAGAGCAAAGATGGTTGATATTTCTGAAAAGGGCGAAACATTTAGAACTGCTATAGCGAGATCAAGTATCTCAGTTAATCAAGAAATTTATGAACAGATTATTCATTCAAAAATAAAAAAAGGGGATGTGTTAGCTGTAGCTCAAGTGGCTGGTATTATGGCTGCAAAAAAAACAGCAGATATTATCCCAATGTGTCACCCAATTAGTTTAAAGGGTGTCGATATCACGTTTACATGGGAAGAAAAAAAGCAATTATACAAGCTTATTATTATCGTAGAAGTTAAAACTAAAGGTAGTACAGGTGTTGAAATGGAAGCTCTAACTGCTGCTAGTACGTGTGCCTTAACTGTTTATGATATGTGTAAAGCAGTTGATAAAGGTATGGTTATTGGTCCAACTTATTTATTAGAGAAGACTGGTGGAAAGAACGGAGACTTTATTAGAGAGCAGTGA